One genomic window of Pecten maximus chromosome 3, xPecMax1.1, whole genome shotgun sequence includes the following:
- the LOC117324667 gene encoding calmodulin-like, translating to MADSLTKEKREELREAFYMFDKDGDGRITASELGVVLKSMGHTPTDTELRDLIHEVDADGNGTIEFNEFLVMMSKRLTSDLEKKEYVDAFKAMDQNGDGVISASELRQVLKSMGERINDKDIDDMMKAADLDGDGQINYVEFIQMMKHR from the exons AGCTCCGTGAGGCCTTCTACATGTTCGATAAGGATGGAGACGGTCGAATCACCGCCTCTGAACTCGGAGTCGTACTCAAGTCCATGGGGCACACACCAACCGATACAGAGTTACGGGACTTGATTCACGAAGTGGACGCGGACG GAAACGGAACGATCGAATTTAACGAATTTCTAGTAATGATGTCTAAACGATTGACGTCGGATCTAGAAAAAAAGGAATATGTAGACGCCTTTAAAGCCATGGACCAGAATGGGGACGGGGTGATCAGTGCATCCGAACTCCGACAGGTACTCAAGTCTATGGGCGAACGGATTAATGACAAGGATATAGATGATATGATGAAGGCGGCCGACCTGGACGGTGACGGTCAAATCAATTACGTCG aGTTCATCCAGATGATGAAACATCGGTAA